One Erinaceus europaeus chromosome 5, mEriEur2.1, whole genome shotgun sequence genomic window carries:
- the CARTPT gene encoding cocaine- and amphetamine-regulated transcript protein, translating into MESSRLQLLPLLGAALLLLPLLGARAQEDAELQPRALDIYSAVDDASHEKELIEALQEVLKKLKSKRIPIYEKKYGQVPMCDAGEQCAVRKGARIGKLCDCPRGTSCNSFLLKCL; encoded by the exons ATGGAGAGCTCCCGCTTGCAGTTGCTGCCCCTTCTGGGAGCCGCCCTGCTACTGCTGCCTCTGCTGGGCGCCCGAGCCCAAGAGGACGCGGAGCTCCAGCCCCGAGCCCTGGACATCTACTCCGCCGTGGACGATGCCTCCCACGAGAAGGAGCTG ATCGAAGCATTGCAGGAAGTCCTGAAGAAGCTCAAGAGTAAACGTATTCCCATCTATGAGAAGAAGTATGGCCAAGTTCCCATG TGTGATGCTGGTGAACAGTGTGCTGTGCGAAAAGGAGCAAGGATCGGGAAGTTGTGTGACTGTCCCCGAGGAACCTCCTGCAACTCCTTCCTCCTGAAGTGCTTATGA